Below is a window of Phoenix dactylifera cultivar Barhee BC4 chromosome 7, palm_55x_up_171113_PBpolish2nd_filt_p, whole genome shotgun sequence DNA.
GTGGATATATAACTTGATTATGGTGTCTGCTAGTTATTCCCACATTTAAGGACCTACGTCTAGTCTGATCCTACCCAATAATGATACAATCTAAGACCACACATAGTTTAGAAACTTTACTAAATACTAATGAATCACATACCATAATCCAGCGACAGCCAAATTTATGCCCCCAAATACTATCAAACTAGTTGATATATCCTCCAAAATTCAGACTTACAACTCTTTCCAGCAAACACAGTTTAAAGGGGAAGAAAAAACATCTTTAAAACAGATACTTCATCTCTTCTAAACTCCAAGCCCCAAAGTACCATCAAAAATGCCGAATTTTGCATCCTTAAAACTTCAAAGTTATCCCCGGCTTGAAAAATAATAGCAGAAAAAACATTCTCCAGCAAAGAGGATTTACTTCCAAACTTCGAAACAGCTGAAATTACACACAAAAAAATGGAAATTAACGCGTTTCCAAAGCTAAAGAAATGAGTTCTAACTAAAAGAAGGAAACGCACATGGACAAAGGCGGCATCCAAGTAGGCGATGCTCATCTCCAGAGGGGCACCCTTGGTCCGAGCCCCGGCAGTGTAGAAGGCGGCGGACCCGACCAAATCGACCAGGGAAGCGGTGGCGCCGCCGTGTAGAAACTTGCCGGTGTTCTGTATGGAGAACGAGCACGATTAGATTGGAGAAGATCGGGAGACCAAGAGGAAAGAAGGGGGTTTCGGGCGGAGGTGACACTGGGAGAAGGGCTTACGAGGAGGCGGGGAGGGACGGTCATGGAGCAAAGGAGGCGGCCGGGTTCGAGAAGGTCAACGCGGAGGCCATGGAGGACG
It encodes the following:
- the LOC103718716 gene encoding uncharacterized protein LOC103718716 isoform X2, whose translation is MDFEAVKRSLEAAAEEILPSPSLDALPSKFYDAFVLHGLRVDLLEPGRLLCSMTVPPRLLNTGKFLHGGATASLVDLVGSAAFYTAGARTKGAPLEMSIAYLDAAFVHLFRSLEVNPLCWRMFFLLLFFKPGITLKF